In Spinacia oleracea cultivar Varoflay chromosome 5, BTI_SOV_V1, whole genome shotgun sequence, a single window of DNA contains:
- the LOC130461698 gene encoding uncharacterized protein produces MTCNPSWPEIQSELLAGQVPNDHPDLLTRVFHAKLEELKKDVLERGVLGTVVAYVYVIEFQKRGLPHVHMLLILDQNDKLTTPDDFDKIVRAVIPDEQQEPKLYKAVLKHMIHGPCGVLNHKSPCMKQGSCKKGFPKEFSNDTKQGNDSYT; encoded by the coding sequence ATGACATGCAATCCATCTTGGCCAGAGATACAATCAGAATTGTTGGCCGGACAAGTTCCAAACGATCATCCAGATCTGCTGACACGAGTTTTTCATGCTAAACTTGAAGAGTTGAAAAAGGATGTTCTCGAAAGGGGCGTCCTCGGAACGGTTGTTGCTTATGTATATGTGATTGAATTCCAAAAGAGGGGTCTTCCACATGTTCATATGTTATTAATTCTTGATCAAAATGACAAGCTAACCACTCCGGATGACTTTGATAAGATTGTGAGAGCAGTGATTCCTGATGAACAACAAGAACCAAAATTGTATAAGGCAGTTCTTAAACACATGATTCATGGCCCATGTGGTGTTCTCAACCACAAATCCCCGTGTATGAAACAAGGAAGTTGTAAGAAAGGATTCCCTAAGGAATTCTCCAATGATACAAAGCAAGGCAATGACTCATATACTTAA